The following proteins come from a genomic window of Lycium ferocissimum isolate CSIRO_LF1 chromosome 4, AGI_CSIRO_Lferr_CH_V1, whole genome shotgun sequence:
- the LOC132054454 gene encoding uncharacterized protein LOC132054454, with protein MEIELAKCDCCGLKEECTVDYISEVKGNFEGKWLCGLCSEAVRDEVNRGKKQQFLEMEEAVKAHMSFCRKYKSNNPAVRVADGMKLMLRRRSGDLSKTSSSPSKKYTRSITTSQVGDEYSFSYY; from the coding sequence ATGGAAATAGAATTGGCAAAGTGCGACTGTTGCGGGTTGAAAGAAGAATGCACAGTAGACTACATAAGTGAAGTGAAGGGAAATTTCGAGGGCAAATGGCTATGTGGTTTGTGCTCAGAAGCTGTTAGAGATGAAGTTAACAGAGGAAAAAAGCAACAATTTCTTGAGATGGAAGAAGCTGTAAAAGCTCACATGTCGTTTTGTAGAAAATATAAGTCTAATAATCCTGCAGTTCGTGTAGCTGATGGTATGAAGCTGATGCTAAGGAGAAGGTCAGGTGATTTGTCAAAaacttcttcatctccttctaAGAAGTATACAAGGTCAATAACCACATCACAAGTAGGAGATGAATATTCTTTCTCCTATTATTAG